From the Pseudomonas sp. VD-NE ins genome, the window GCGCTGGAGCGCCGAGTGCTGGGCAGTGTGGAAATGGTCACGGTCTGCGGCATCAATCATTCGCTGGCGAAGCAGTCTTATGTGACCTGCCAGCAACTGGCACAACATCGGCAATTGCTGATGTCGACGCAAACCAGTGTCTATCCCGGCAACGAGCCGGCCAGTCCGCAGGTGTGGCGCGCTGACAGTTTCTACGTGATGTCCGAATGGCTGGTGCGCGACCTCGGCTGGGCCTGGTTGCCGCGGCATGTGGTGCAGTACTCGGCCTATCAGGGTTTGATGGTCGAACTCGACAGCGAATGGACGCCACCCGCGCTGGTGGTCGAACTGGTCTGGCGCCGCGACGAACCCCTCGGCCCGGCCGCGCGCTGGCTGGCCGAACGTTTTGCCGTGCACTTGCGGGCGATCGGCGACAAAAGTCGATAAACTCCGCCGCCATGAATAGAACTCTGTACACCGCGCTGTTTTACCTGGGGCTGCCATTGGTGGCAATTCGGCTGTGGCTGCGCGCACGCAAGGCGCCGGCGTACGCCAAGCGGATTGGCGAACGTTTCTCCTACGGCATGCCGACACTGCAACCCGGCGGCATCTGGGTGCACGCGGTGTCGGTGGGCGAAAGCATCGCCGCCGCGCCGATGATCCGCGCCTTGCTGCAACGTTATCCGACGCTTCCGATCACCGTGACCTGCATGACCCCGACCGGTTCGGAGCGGATTCAGGCGCTGTTCGCCAATGAGCCGCGCATCCAGCATTGCTATTTGCCGTACGACTTGCCGTGTGCGGCGGCGCGTTTTCTTGATCGCGTTCAGCCCAAGCTCGCGGTGATCATGGAAACCGAGCTGTGGCCCAATCACATTCATCAGTGCGCCAAGCGCGGAATTGCGGTGGCATTGGCCAATGGACGCTTGTCCGAGCGTTCCGCCAAAGGCTATGGCCGCTTCAGCAAACTGACCGCGCCGATGCTCGCCGAAATGAGTTTGTTCGCCGTGCAGACCGAAACCGAAGCCCAGCGTTTCCGCGATCTGGGTGCGCGCCCGGAAACGGTCGAGGTCACCGGTTCGATCAAGTTCGACCTGACCATCGACCCGCAACTGCTGCAACGCGCCGCTGAACTGCGTGGCCAATGGCAGGCGCTGGAGCGTCCGGTGTGGATCGCCGCCAGCACACATGAAGGCGAGGACGAAGTGATCCTCGACGCCCATCGGCGCTTGCTGGCCAATCACCCGGATGCGTTGCTGATTCTGGTGCCACGTCACCCGGAACGCTTCAATTCAGTGTTCGAACTGTGCCAGCGCGAAGGCTTCGCCACGGTGCGACGTTCGACCGGCACCCATGTCGATGCGCAGACGAGCGTGCTGCTCGGCGACACCATGGGCGAGTTGCTGTTTCTCTATGCCTTGGCGGACAGCGCGTTTGTCGGCGGCAGTCTGGTGGCCAACGGTGGGCACAACCTGCTGGAGCCGGCAGCACTGGCGAAACCGGTGATCAGTGGCCCGCACCTGTTCAACTTCCTCGATATCGCCGCGCAATTGCGTGAAGCCGGGGCGTTGGCGGAAGTGGATGATGCCGAAGGGCTGGCGGTGGAGGTGCAACGCTTGTTCGAATTGCCGCGTGATGCGCAGCGTATGGCCGAGGCCGGGCTGGCGGTGATGCGCCGTAATCAGGGCGCGTTGCAGCGTTTGCTGGATGGCTTGGGCCGACTGATCAAGTAAAGCAAAAAGATCGCAGCCTTCGGCAGCTCCTACATTGGAATACGTTTCCTGTAGGAGCTGCCGAAGGCTGCGATCTTTTGTTTTTAAGGGCGGGCCTTGAGCTGCGCCTCGGCAGCCTTGGCCAGATCCGGCGGCAGGAAGTCCTTGTCCGGGTTGTAGTCAGCCTTCAGATAGCGCCGCAGATCTTCCAGATCACCCGGGTTCAACGTCCCCGCCGCCTGCTTCAAGCGCAGGTTGTCGAGAATGTAGTCGTAGCGCGTGTTGTTGTAATTGCGCACCGAGGTGTACAGCTGACGCTGCGCATCGAGCACGTCAACGATGTTGCGTGTACCGACCTGATAACCGATTTCCGTGGCTTCCACCGCGCTCTGGTTGGAGATGATCGACTGGCGGCGCGCCTGCACTTGCTCGACATCGGTGTTCACTGCGCGGTGCAGGTTGCGGGTGTTCTCGACGATTTGCCGACGAAGCGATTCGCGCTGTTGTTCGCTCTGATTCAGTTGCTCATACGACTGGCGCACTTGCGAGCTGGTCAGCCCGCCGCTGTAGATCGGGATGTTCAGTTGCAGGCCGACTGTGCTTTGTTCGACGTTGCCGTGATAAGGCGTGCCGAAAGAGTTCGGGTTGGCGAAACCCAACGCATCGTTGTCACCTTTTTCGTATTTGGCTACCGCATCAAGGGTCGGCAGGTGACCGGCCTTGCGCTGCTTCAACGTTTCTTCTGCCGAGCTGACGGCGAAGTTGCTGGCGAGCAGATTGAGGTTTTGCCGCGCCGCCGTGTCGACCCAGGATTTCGCATCGTTCGGCGCCGGCGGCAGGATCGGCAGCGTGTGGACGATGCCCTGAAGCGAGTTGTACTGGCGGTTGGTCAGGGTGATCAATGCTTCGAAGGCATCATCGACCTGACGCTGGGCAACGATGCGGTTGGCCCGGGCGGTGTCGTAACTGGCTTGCGATTGCAGGACGTCGGTCTTGTCCGACAGGCCAACATCGAAACGCTCGTTGGACTGATCGAGCTGGCGCTTGAACGCGGCTTCTTCGGCTTTGGTCGAGGCGAGGTTGTCCTGGCTGCGCAGTACGTTGAAATAGCTTTCCGCCGATTGCAGGATCAGGTTCTGTTCGGTCGCCGAGAGCTGCAATGCGGCTTGTTCGTTGACGTCCTTGGCCGCCTGATACTGGAACCAGCGATCTGCACGGAACAACGGCTGCGCCAGCGTCGCTTGATAAGAGTGAGCGCTGCGATTGGCAATGGCCGACGGCTGATCGATCGAGGTGCGCACGTTGGCGGTCTCGGCGCCGCCGGACAAATTCGGCAACAGCCCGGCGCGGGCCTGCGGCACCACTTCTTTCTGCGCGCCGTACTGCGCGCGGGCGGCGGCGAGGTCGGCGTTGTTGTCGACCGCCTCCTGATAGACGCTGACCAGATCGGTTTTGGTCGACAAAGGCGCTTCTGCTGCCCAGGCCATTGCGTTGGACGCACAAGACACGGCAACAGCCAGTGAGAGTTTGCGCAGCATGAGGCGATCCCTAGCATTAATATTATGGAAGTAATCCGGGCGCCAACGTTAAGGCGCAGGCCCCGCAGCGTCAAGGCGTGGCGGGGCAAAGCGAGTGTAGTTGTGCATTTGCCTCACAACAATCGGCCAAGCCCCTGTATTTATGCCATTCATCATGGTGTTTGCTGCGGTGTTGGCGTTCTTTGCCGGTTGTGTCTAGACTGGCCGGGTTCTTGTCGGGGTGCCTTGCTATGAGGCTGAGATCGAATAATTTCGGATCCCGTTGAACCTGATCAGGTTAGCGCCTGCGTAGGGAACAAGATTTCTCGTCACCCGGCGAGTCCTCTTGTGCTTCGTCCGGGAAATTGTTCGACAATCGAACGCTCGACGACGATGCACAGCACCGGTCCCGGTGCGTCCGTGCCTTTCAGGTTCTGCTCCGACAATCCACTGCCTGGATGCTGTCTGGAGAGCCCGTGATGACTACAAAATCAAAAAACGCGATCAACCTGAGTGACTCGGCCAAGGTCGATGAGCAATCGGTCAAGCCGTTCACCCGTTCGCAAAAAGTCTACGTTCAGGGCTCCCGCCCGGACATCCTCGTGCCGATGCGCGAAATCACCCTTGACGTGACGCCGACCGATTTCGGCGGCGAAATCAACGCGCCGGTGACCGTCTACGACACCTCGGGCCCGTACACCGATCCGAACGTGGTGATCGATGTGCGCAAAGGCCTCGCCGATGTGCGTTCGGCGTGGATCGACGACCGCGGCGACACCGAGCGTCTGGCGGGTCTGAGTTCCAACTTCGGTCGCGAACGCCTTGCCGATCCGGAATTGACCAAGCTGCGCTTTGCCCACGTCAACAACCCGCGCCGCGCCAAGGCCGGCGCCAACGTCACGCAAATGCACTATGCGCGTCAGGGCATCATCACGCCCGAGATGGAGTTCGTCGCCATCCGCGAAAACATGAAGCTTGAAGTGGCCCGCGCCGCTGGCTTGCTGGATCAGCAACACCCGGGCCACAGCTTCGGTGCCAGCGTGCCGAAAATCATCACCCCGGAATTTGTCCGTGAAGAGATCGCCCGCGGCCGCGCAATCATTCCGGCCAACATCAACCACACCGAACTGGAACCGATGATCATCGGCCGTAACTTCCTGGTGAAGATCAACGGCAATATCGGCAACAGCGCGCTGGGTTCGTCCATCGAAGAAGAAGTGGCGAAACTGACCTGGGGCATTCGCTGGGGCGCGGACAACATCATGGACTTGTCCACCGGCAAGCACATTCACGAAACCCGCGAGTGGATCATCCGCAACTCGCCGGTGCCGATCGGCACGGTGCCGATCTATCAGGCACTGGAAAAAGTCGGCGGGGCGGCCGAAGACCTGACCTGGGAGCTGTTCCGCGACACGCTGATCGAGCAGGCCGAGCAGGGCGTCGACTACTTCACCATTCACGCCGGCGTGTTGCTGCGCTACGTGCCGCTGACCGCCAAACGCGTGACCGGTATCGTGTCCCGTGGTGGTTCTATCATGGCCAAGTGGTGCCTGGCGCATCACAAGGAAAACTTCGCCTACACGCATTTCGAAGAAATCTGCGAAATCATGAAAGCCTATGACGTCAGCTTCTCGCTGGGCGATGGCTTGCGTCCGGGGTCGATTGCCGACGCCAACGATGCCGCGCAATTCGGCGAACTGGAAACCCTCGGCGAACTGACCAAGATCGCCTGGAAGCACGACGTGCAAACCATGATCGAAGGCCCGGGCCACGTGCCGATGCAGTTGATCAAAGAGAACATGGACAAGCAGCTGGAGTGCTGCGACGAGGCGCCGTTCTACACCCTCGGCCCACTGACCACCGACATAGCGCCGGGCTACGACCACATCACCTCGGGTATCGGTGCAGCGATGATCGGCTGGTTCGGTTGCGCGATGCTTTGCTACGTGACGCCGAAGGAACACTTGGGCCTGCCGAACAAGGATGACGTGAAGACCGGGATCATCACTTACAAGATCGCGGCGCACGCAGCGGACTTGGCCAAAGGACATCCGGGCGCACAGATTCGCGATAACGCCTTGAGCAAGGCGCGTTTCGAATTCCGTTGGGAAGACCAGTTCAACCTCGGTCTGGACCCGGATACCGCGCGTTCGTATCACGATGAAACCCTGCCGAAGGATTCGGCGAAGGTCGCGCATTTCTGTTCGATGTGCGGGCCGAAATTCTGCTCGATGAAGATCACCCAGGAAGTCCGTGAATACGCGGCCAACCAGCGGATCGACGCGGTCGACGTGGACGTCGCCCAAGGCCTGGCGGAACAGGCCGAGCGGTTCAAAAAGGAAGGCAGTCAGCTGTACAAGAAAGTCTAGCCCCGAGCGGCAAGCCACAAGCTGCAAGATCAGAAGCAGTCCGCGCACTGCTTCTAACTTGTAGCTCGCAGCTTGCAGCTTTTTCTCTGCTCCTTTTTGAGATAACACCCTTGAGCATTCAACCCAGCACCTATTCTCCCGATCTCGCCGTACCCGCCGACAAGCGTGTGTTCGGCGGTCGTGATCTGTTTTCCCTGTGGTTCTCCCTCGGCATCGGCCTGATGGTTTTGCAGACCGGTGCATTGCTCGCGCCTGGCCTCGGCCTGTCCGGTTCGCTGCTGGCGATTTTGCTTGGCACGCTGGTCGGCGTACTGTTGCTGGCCGCCGTCGGCGTGATCGGCAGCGATACCGGCCTGTCGTCGATGGCCGCCCTCAAACTGAGCCTCGGCAGCAAAGGCGCGAGCCTGCCGGCGCTGCTTAATCTGCTGCAACTGATCGGTTGGGGCTCGTTCGAAATCATCGTCATGCGCGACGCCGCCAGCCTGCTCGGCACCCGCGCGTTCAGCGAAGGTTCGCTGTGGTCGAACCCGATGTTGTGGACGCTGTTTTTCGGCGCCCTGGCGACTCTGCTTGCGGTCAGCGGACCGCTGACTTTCGTCCGGCAGATCCTGCGCAAGTGGGGCATCTGGTTGCTGCTGGCGGCGTGCCTGTGGCTGACCTGGAACCTGTTCGCCAAAGCCGATCTGGCCGATCTCTGGTCGCGTGCCGGTGACGGTTCGATGCCATTTGCCGTGGGCTTCGACATTGCCATTGCGATGCCGCTGTCGTGGCTGCCGCTGATCGCCGACTACTCGCGTTTCGGCAAACGCGCAAAGAATGTTTTCGGTGGCACGGCTGTCGGGTTTTTCATCGGCAATTTCTGGCTGATGAGCCTCGGCGTTGCCTACACATTGGCCTTCGCGCCGAGCGGTGAAGTCAACGCGCTGCTGCTGGCACTCGCCGGCGCCGGACTGGGCATTCCTTTGCTGCTGATTCTGCTCGATGAGTCGGAAAACGCCTTCGCCGATATTCACTCGGCGGCGGTTTCGAGCGGGATTCTGTTGCGCCTGAAAGTCGAGCATCTGGCCTTGGCCATCGGCGTGATCTGCACGCTGATCGCACTGCTGGCGCCGTTGGCGCAGTACCAGAACTTCCTGCTGTTGATCGGTTCAGTGTTTGCGCCGCTGTTCGGCGTGGTGCTGGTGGATCACTTCATCCTGCGCAAGCGCAGTGCTCAGGTCGCATCGGCTGCATTGCGCTGGCCGGCGTTGTTGGCGTGGCTGGGTGGCGTGAGCACCTACCATTTGCTGGCGAATCTGTATCCGGATGTCGGCGCAACCCTGCCGGCGCTGGTGCTGGCAGGGCTGTTGCAGCTAGTGCTCGGTCGGGCCTTCAGTTACGGCCGGGAAACAGCTCAGGCTTGAGAATGCCGTTCAGGCGCGGGTAAGGAATCTTCAGTTCGACGTGGCCCAGCGCGTAAGGCGCAATGGTGCTCACGTCGTACTTGAGGATCACGCCGCCATAGGTCAGCGCCACGTTCGGGGTTTTCACGAACGGCCAGCTCTTCACAAAGTCCGCTTCCTGATCGAGCTTGGTGCTGATCAACCAGCTGTTGTGCGCGACCTGCGCTGCCTTCCAGAACGCCTCTTCCTGACCCGGCACAAGCATGTCGGACAGGTTCAGTACTTTGTGCTGCTGGCGCGAATAATTGATGAAACCGCGACCCGGTGTGCCATGGGCGCCGCCGGTGTCGAGGTAGCTCGACACCTCGATGATCACCAAGCCGTCATGCTGCTCGCGTACTTTTGCTTGCAAGTAGCTGCTGTTGCGCGGACTGGCGCTGGCCAGGAACTGATCACGGTAGGCCGCCAGGGTTGGCGCTACCGGGGCGTTTTTCTCTGTGCGGGTCATTTGCAGCAGGCGTTTTTCGATGATGCCGTCCAGCGCAGGTTCGGCCGGGAAGCGCAGGGTGTCGATGTTCACCAGCGGGCAATCCGGGTTGGAACAGCCCGGTTTCAGTTGTTCCGACGCATCGCGGGTGGTCTCCAGCGGCGTGCGGTAGTTGGGCTGGAACAGGCTTGCGCACGCGCCGAGGGTCAGGGCGATGGCGGCCACGGAGGCAATTTTGAAAAGCGACATGGGCGTCCTTTCGAAAGCAGGGGAAGGCAAAAAGATATCCGCTTCGACTCTCGCAGAAGCAGTCAGTTCGCCACTAAGCTAATTAGAGTGGGTTTCGCCTCCACCGTCCATCCCGCTGACGGTAAAGGGGCTGCATCAAACGGTGCGGGCGCGTTAGGATGGCGCGAAGTCGAGGTTGCCAGTAACAAGCGGCAACTCGTAATGGATCTGCAGTAAAGAGGATGCTCATGACTGATTTTGCCAACGCCATTCCGACCACCGTCGACGTCGTGCGACGCGAACGCTGCTACGAGGGTTTTTACAAACTCGACCGTTTGCACCTGCGCCATGAATTGTTCGCCGGTGGCATGAGCCGCGAGATCAACCGTGAAGTGTTTGTGCGCCACGACGCGGTGTGCATGCTGCCCTACGATCCGCAGCGCGACGAAGTGGTGTTGATCGAACAGTTCCGCGTCGGTGCCATGGGCAAGGCCGACAATCCGTGGCTGGTCGAGCTGGTCGCTGGTCTGATCGACAAGGATGAACAACCGGAAGAAGTTGCTCACCGCGAGGCGCAGGAGGAAGCTGGGCTGGACATCAAGGCCTTGTGGCCGATGACCAAATATTTCCCGTCGCCGGGCGGCAGCAACGAGTTCGTGCATTTGTATCTGGGGCGTTGCAGCACTGACGGCGTTGGCGGCCTGCATGGCCTGGAAGAAGAGGCAGAAGATATCCGCGTCACGGTCTGGGCCTTTGAAGATGCCTTGCAGGCCGTCCGTGACGGTCGCATTGCCAACGCGGCGAGCATCATCGCTTTGCAGTGGCTGGCGCTGAACCGCGCCGAAGTG encodes:
- the waaA gene encoding lipid IV(A) 3-deoxy-D-manno-octulosonic acid transferase, with translation MNRTLYTALFYLGLPLVAIRLWLRARKAPAYAKRIGERFSYGMPTLQPGGIWVHAVSVGESIAAAPMIRALLQRYPTLPITVTCMTPTGSERIQALFANEPRIQHCYLPYDLPCAAARFLDRVQPKLAVIMETELWPNHIHQCAKRGIAVALANGRLSERSAKGYGRFSKLTAPMLAEMSLFAVQTETEAQRFRDLGARPETVEVTGSIKFDLTIDPQLLQRAAELRGQWQALERPVWIAASTHEGEDEVILDAHRRLLANHPDALLILVPRHPERFNSVFELCQREGFATVRRSTGTHVDAQTSVLLGDTMGELLFLYALADSAFVGGSLVANGGHNLLEPAALAKPVISGPHLFNFLDIAAQLREAGALAEVDDAEGLAVEVQRLFELPRDAQRMAEAGLAVMRRNQGALQRLLDGLGRLIK
- a CDS encoding TolC family outer membrane protein; translated protein: MLRKLSLAVAVSCASNAMAWAAEAPLSTKTDLVSVYQEAVDNNADLAAARAQYGAQKEVVPQARAGLLPNLSGGAETANVRTSIDQPSAIANRSAHSYQATLAQPLFRADRWFQYQAAKDVNEQAALQLSATEQNLILQSAESYFNVLRSQDNLASTKAEEAAFKRQLDQSNERFDVGLSDKTDVLQSQASYDTARANRIVAQRQVDDAFEALITLTNRQYNSLQGIVHTLPILPPAPNDAKSWVDTAARQNLNLLASNFAVSSAEETLKQRKAGHLPTLDAVAKYEKGDNDALGFANPNSFGTPYHGNVEQSTVGLQLNIPIYSGGLTSSQVRQSYEQLNQSEQQRESLRRQIVENTRNLHRAVNTDVEQVQARRQSIISNQSAVEATEIGYQVGTRNIVDVLDAQRQLYTSVRNYNNTRYDYILDNLRLKQAAGTLNPGDLEDLRRYLKADYNPDKDFLPPDLAKAAEAQLKARP
- the thiC gene encoding phosphomethylpyrimidine synthase ThiC, with the translated sequence MTTKSKNAINLSDSAKVDEQSVKPFTRSQKVYVQGSRPDILVPMREITLDVTPTDFGGEINAPVTVYDTSGPYTDPNVVIDVRKGLADVRSAWIDDRGDTERLAGLSSNFGRERLADPELTKLRFAHVNNPRRAKAGANVTQMHYARQGIITPEMEFVAIRENMKLEVARAAGLLDQQHPGHSFGASVPKIITPEFVREEIARGRAIIPANINHTELEPMIIGRNFLVKINGNIGNSALGSSIEEEVAKLTWGIRWGADNIMDLSTGKHIHETREWIIRNSPVPIGTVPIYQALEKVGGAAEDLTWELFRDTLIEQAEQGVDYFTIHAGVLLRYVPLTAKRVTGIVSRGGSIMAKWCLAHHKENFAYTHFEEICEIMKAYDVSFSLGDGLRPGSIADANDAAQFGELETLGELTKIAWKHDVQTMIEGPGHVPMQLIKENMDKQLECCDEAPFYTLGPLTTDIAPGYDHITSGIGAAMIGWFGCAMLCYVTPKEHLGLPNKDDVKTGIITYKIAAHAADLAKGHPGAQIRDNALSKARFEFRWEDQFNLGLDPDTARSYHDETLPKDSAKVAHFCSMCGPKFCSMKITQEVREYAANQRIDAVDVDVAQGLAEQAERFKKEGSQLYKKV
- the cytX gene encoding putative hydroxymethylpyrimidine transporter CytX; the protein is MSIQPSTYSPDLAVPADKRVFGGRDLFSLWFSLGIGLMVLQTGALLAPGLGLSGSLLAILLGTLVGVLLLAAVGVIGSDTGLSSMAALKLSLGSKGASLPALLNLLQLIGWGSFEIIVMRDAASLLGTRAFSEGSLWSNPMLWTLFFGALATLLAVSGPLTFVRQILRKWGIWLLLAACLWLTWNLFAKADLADLWSRAGDGSMPFAVGFDIAIAMPLSWLPLIADYSRFGKRAKNVFGGTAVGFFIGNFWLMSLGVAYTLAFAPSGEVNALLLALAGAGLGIPLLLILLDESENAFADIHSAAVSSGILLRLKVEHLALAIGVICTLIALLAPLAQYQNFLLLIGSVFAPLFGVVLVDHFILRKRSAQVASAALRWPALLAWLGGVSTYHLLANLYPDVGATLPALVLAGLLQLVLGRAFSYGRETAQA
- a CDS encoding RsiV family protein — its product is MSLFKIASVAAIALTLGACASLFQPNYRTPLETTRDASEQLKPGCSNPDCPLVNIDTLRFPAEPALDGIIEKRLLQMTRTEKNAPVAPTLAAYRDQFLASASPRNSSYLQAKVREQHDGLVIIEVSSYLDTGGAHGTPGRGFINYSRQQHKVLNLSDMLVPGQEEAFWKAAQVAHNSWLISTKLDQEADFVKSWPFVKTPNVALTYGGVILKYDVSTIAPYALGHVELKIPYPRLNGILKPELFPGRN
- a CDS encoding NUDIX domain-containing protein → MTDFANAIPTTVDVVRRERCYEGFYKLDRLHLRHELFAGGMSREINREVFVRHDAVCMLPYDPQRDEVVLIEQFRVGAMGKADNPWLVELVAGLIDKDEQPEEVAHREAQEEAGLDIKALWPMTKYFPSPGGSNEFVHLYLGRCSTDGVGGLHGLEEEAEDIRVTVWAFEDALQAVRDGRIANAASIIALQWLALNRAEVRGLWS